TCCACTTCGGCGGCTTGCCGCGACCGGACCACGTGCTACCGCTTTCAGGGTCGCGGTATTTCGGCGCTACACCCGTGCGGCTGCGCGATGCCTTGGCGGACTTGGCGCCACGGCCACCGGCCAATTCCTGAAGCGTGATGCCGTAATCAGCCATCTTCTGCTTGATCTCATTAAGTACTTCGGCGTATTCGCGCGACTTCGCTTCTTCAATCTGACGCTCGAGAGACTCGCGCTGCGCGAGCAATTCCTTGTATGAAGGCATGGCAAATTCCTAAGAAGTGTACAGGCTTGCGAGTCGAGTGCTCGCTCTTCGGTTATCAGTATAGCCTCGGACTGGACCGCAGATTAACACACTTCCGTTAAATCGCGGTATGGAGAGATTCTGATTAATTCCTATTGGCTAAATACTCGTAACATTTGCCGACTCGCCTGCCATCTGCGAACCGGAATGAAGTGGCTTAAATCGCCGGTTCGGCGTCCGATGAACCGGTGTCGCATGAAATGGAAACACTGTTCGCTGCACCGCATGAACGTTTCATCTCATGGCAACTTGCCTCGCGGATTCACCGCTTAACGACAGGTTTTCGAAGACGCGCGTTACGCATGGCGTTCGAAACAGTCGATAAGCGCCGCTTTCAAATCCTGCACATCCAGCTTTGGTTTATCGAAAGTAAAACGATTGCGAGTACCGGATTCGAACAAATCGCATCCGTATCGATCTATCCCTAATATTCGAATGTGGGTCGGGCGTCTTGCATCAGTGTCGGAGAAGGCGCAAAGCGCCGCTTCGTCTTCGCTACTCACCGGCTCAAGCGGATCCATTTGATTGCCGTCGAGCCAACCCATTGCACCGAAGCCTCCGATAAAGCGCATTCGCTGCGGCGACATTACCCAGAAAGCGAAGTCGCCCAACTCGAGATAACGCGCCGCGTCCGGGTGATAGCGCATATACCGGCGCGCCAGTTCTTCGTGATCGGTTTTCGGGGCAGGTTCGAACGTCCCGAGCAATGTCAGCCGCTGGCCCTCGAGCACGCTCGCTCCATTGGCATGTGCAATGAGAAAACCGCCGCGCGAATCGGCTTCCAGATTTCGCGTGTGTTCCGCGAGGCGGCTGATCAACAGCATCGGCAAATGACGGCTGGTCAGCGCGAATGGCAACGCGGTCGGATAAGGGAAACCCGCCGGATCGCGCGAATGAGTCGCGAGTGTTCCTTCCGATACTCGATGCAGCAGATGAAGCGGTGCTTGCGGCGGGATATTCATGAGCAGGTGTCGATCGGATCACGTGCTGAAAATGGTAAATCAGCACGCCGAGCGTGTCTCCTGGCCGTTCGATAGAATCGTAAGCTCTCGCGAAAGGCGGCATGCTCTTCGGTTTCTTCCGCGCACGCCGCCACGCGCCACCTCTTCTGACGGCTCAACCGTGTCCGACTCGACCTCCGCTTCTTCCGCCCGCGAGTCCAATCCTTCGCTCGCTTTGCACCGCAGCCTGCCCCAAGCCACGCGGCAGCGCGCCCGCTACGCCACCATGGCCGTGTTCTTCATCGCCGGCATGATGTACGCGTCGTGGGGCGTTCACGTGCCGACCGTACGCGACAAGTTCGCGCTCAGCCCCGGCATGCTCTCGCTCGCGCTGTTTGCGGTTGCCGGCGGCTCGATCTTCGCGATGCTCACCACCGGATCGTGGATCGCACGCGCCGGCACGCGTACGGCGTGCATGGCGGGCGGGATCGCGATGACGGTGTGCGGCGCGCTGATCCTCGTCGTGCCGTCTTTCTGGCTGCTGCTGATCGTGCTCGCGGTGTTCGGCGCGGGCATGGCGACGCTCGATGTCGCGATGAACGCCGAAGCGAGCGCGGTCGAAGAGGCGCTCGGGCGGCCGATCATGTCGTCGCTGCACGGCATGTTCAGCATCGGCGGGATGGCGGGCGCGGCCATCGGCGGCGCGCTCATCGCGCACGGGCTTGCGCCGGCGGCGCACCTGGCGCTTGCGGCAGGCGCGAGTCTCGTCGTGCTGCTGGCATCGATGCCCTCGGTCCTGCCGCACGTGCCGCATCACGAGGCGCACGCGAAAGCTTCGTCGTCGAATCGCTGGCGCTCGGCCGCCCTCTGGGCGCTGGGCGGCATGGCGCTCGTCGCGCTCATCGCGGAAGGCGCGATGTACGACTGGGCCACCGTCTATATGCGCGATGTCGTCGAGGCGTCGCCGTCATTGTCGAGCGCCGCTTACGCCGCGTTCTCCGGCGGAATGGCGGCCGGTCGCTTCGGCGGCGATGCCGTGCGCGCGCGCTTCGGCGCGCCGCAGCTCGTGTTCGGCAGCGCGGGCCTCGCGTTCGTCGGCATGGTGATGGCGCTGGTCTTTCCGAACGCCGTCGTGACGATGACCGGCTTCACGCTCATGGGCCTCGGTCTCGCGAACATGATGCCGGTGCTTTTCGCGGCGGCGGCGCGGGTCGAAGGCGTGACGGCGGCTGAAGGGCTCGCGCAGGTCGCGGGGCTCGCGTACTTCGGCTTGCTGCTCGGGCCGGTGCTGATCGGCGGCGTCGCGCAGGTAAGCACGTTGCCCATCGGCTTGTGCGTCGTGGCGGCGTGCTGCGCGGCGATCGCGCTGATCGGACCGCGCATCCTCCGGCGCCTGAAAATATAAAAAAACGCGCGGACCTTTGGTAGTCCGCGCGTCTTTCGGGGCTCACGCCCGGCTGCGATTACATCTTGACGACGTCGAGCAGCGTCTTCTTGCCTGCCTTGTAGTCGTACAGCGAGATCACGCCGTGCTTCAGATCGCCCTTCGAATCGAAGGTGGTCTGGCCGATCACGCCCTTGTAGTCCGTGTTCGGCATCGCGGCGAGAATCTTGGCCGGATCGGCCGAGTTCGCGCGCTTCATCGCGTCGACGATGATGTACACCGCGTCATACGTGAACGGCGCGTAGATCTGGATCGGCTGGCCGAAACGCTTCTGATACTTCGCAGCGAATGCCTGACCGCCTTCCATCTTTTCCAGCGCCATGCCTGCTTCCGAGCACACGACGTTGTCGGTCGCGTCGCCGGCCAGGTCGGCCAGCTTTTCGGTGCAGACGCCGTCGCCCGCGAGCACCTTCGCGCGCAGGCCGAGCTGCTTCGCCTGCTTGGCGAACGGGCCGCCGGTCGCGTCCATGCCGCCGTACATCACGGCGTCGGGGTTTTCGCCCTTGATCTTCGTCAGAATGGCGCGGAAGTCCACGGCCTTGTCGTTGGTCGCGTCGTGCGAAACGACCTTCAGACCCAGCGACTTCGCGGTCTTCTCGAATTCGTTCGCGAGACCCTGACCGTAGGCGGTCGAGTCGTCGACCACGGCGACGCTCTTCACCTTCAGGCTCTTCGCCGCGTAGTTCGCGAGCGCCGGGCCTTGCTGCGCATCGGTCGCGACGACGCGGTACGTCGTCTTGAAGCCTTGCTGCGTGTAGGTCGGGTTCGTGGCGGACGGCGAGATCTGGACGATGCCCGCGTCGCTATAAATCTTCGATGCCGGGATGGACGTACCGGAGTTCAGGTGGCCGACCACTGCGACCACCTTGTCGTCGACGAGCTTCTGCGCGACTTGCGTGGCGGTACGCGGGTCGGCTGCATCGTCTTGCGGGTCCAGTTGCAGGGTGATCTTCTGGCCGCCGATGGTGAGACCCTTGGCGTTGATCTCTTCGACTGCCAGCCGCGCGCCGTTTTCGTTGTCCTTGCCCAGGTGAGCGATACCGCCGGTCAGCGGAGCGACGTGACCGATCTTGACGACCTGGTCGGCTGCTGCGGACGTTGCCAACGTAGCGAACAGCACGGCTGCGGCGCTGATCGGCAACACTTTGTGAAGCTTGGTGTTCATGTAAGTCTCCAGTTTCGGTCCCAAAAACAACGTAATCGCCCTGTGCCCCGTCTTTCATCACGATCGCTCAGTCCCGTGGACGACCACGCCGGATGCATCGTATTGCACTTGGCAAGTCCTTCCGGCCGGCTGTTTGTGGCAGCCGCCATCCGCACCGCGCGAGAAGTGTAGGGTTGTCAAATTAATTTAGGGAATTTTTTTAAGATACTGGTGCGACTACCGATTAACGACCGGTTGAGAACCGCGCGCGTTTGTGGTGGCAATTGCGCCGCGAGGCCCGACCGATGCGGGTTTCGGCCCAGCCTTGGAGTTCTTTCGCAAGTCCGCCGATAATCCCGCGCCGTCCGTCGCCATTAGCCCGATTCAAAAGCCGTTTAACGCCTGGCTTTAGGCAGTCGCCTCTAAAAATCGTCTGCCTCGTCAATGCGTGTGCCTGCGCGCCGCCCGCGACAGACCGCGCTCAGGCGACTGAAAGGGAAAGCTGGCAAACTCACTCGCCTGCATTCTTATCAGTCAACCAAGCAAGGAGCATCGACGTGACCGTAACCGTGACTTCCCGATGGATCGACATTCCCGCCGATGGCGGCAGCTTCCAGGGCTATCTCGCGCTGCCCAAGACGGGAAAGGGACCCGCCGTGATCATCCTGCAGGAGATCTTCGGGGTGAACTCGCATATTCGCAGTGTCGCGGATCAATATGCCGCCGATGGCTATGTCGCGCTCGCGCCCGACGTGTTCTGGCGCACGCAGCCGCGCGTCGAACTGGGCTATGAAGGCGCGGATCGCGAAAAGGCGATGGAACTGCTGCAAAAGACCGACGTGGATTCCGCCGTCGCGGATGTCGGCGCAGCGGCGAAGGCGTTGCGCGCGCTGCCGGAAGTGAGCGGCCAGGTCGCGGCAATTGGCTATTGCTTCGGCGGGCGGCTTGCGTATCTCGCGGCGGCGCAAGGTTCGGTGGATGCAGCCGTGGCCTACTACGGCGGCGGCATCCAAAACCAGCTCGACAAGGCCGATCAGGTGAAAGCGCCGATCCAGTTCCACTACGGCGAACTCGACGCGCACATTCCCGCCGACGCGGTCGACGCGGTGCGCCAGCGTTTCGCGAGCCGGGCGGACTCCGAGCTTTACGTCTACCCCGCAGCCGATCACGGCTTCAATTGCGGCGACCGCGCGTCGTATAACGCGAAGGCATCGGCGCTCGCGCACGGCCGCACGCTGACGTTCCTCGGCCAGCATCTGTAAGCAAGACAAAGCGCGCGGCGAACGCCGCGCGCCGTCATATCAGCGCGGGCAAGCCCTCGACCAGCAAGAACGCGACGAGCACGCCCACGAGCGCACCGCACGCTCGCAATACGTTGTTCCTGAAATGCGACGCGCACGGAATGGCGCCGAGAAACAGCGCGCCAGCAAGCGCCATCGGGATGACCAGAATGAAGTCGCCGATCGTGAAATACGTCATGGTGCGTCTCCCATCGTCCTGCTTTTCTTGCTCGAATCGTGCCGGCGCGAACGTGCGCATCGACGATTCGAGTATAGGCGTCAGGGAGAAACGCGTTTCGCCGTTGCCGCGAAACACGGCGTCTCGGAAGCGCGCCGAGCCTTGCCATGCAAGGCTTCGGGCGACGCGTTATTAAGCGGACACGGTAAAACCCTTAGTTTCGTCCGATTTCATTCCGCTTTCGACGAACGGATGCGCGCCCGTTCGCGGCCGTTCAGATACGCCGCGCTCGCGACTCCGATCAGCAGCAGTCCCGCGATCAAACCGACCACGCCCGGCCAGCCGAACGCGGTCCAGAAGTGCCCGCCATACGATCCGATCAGGCTCGATCCCAGGTAATACGCAAGCAGATACAACGCGGCGGCTTGCCCTTTCGCTTGCGTCGCGAGGCGGCCGACCCAGCCGCTCGCCACCGAATGCCCCGCGAAGAAGCCGAATGTAAGGCACG
This Caballeronia sp. LZ062 DNA region includes the following protein-coding sequences:
- a CDS encoding H-NS histone family protein, with translation MPSYKELLAQRESLERQIEEAKSREYAEVLNEIKQKMADYGITLQELAGGRGAKSAKASRSRTGVAPKYRDPESGSTWSGRGKPPKWIAGQDRDSFLIGK
- a CDS encoding pyridoxamine 5'-phosphate oxidase family protein, whose protein sequence is MNIPPQAPLHLLHRVSEGTLATHSRDPAGFPYPTALPFALTSRHLPMLLISRLAEHTRNLEADSRGGFLIAHANGASVLEGQRLTLLGTFEPAPKTDHEELARRYMRYHPDAARYLELGDFAFWVMSPQRMRFIGGFGAMGWLDGNQMDPLEPVSSEDEAALCAFSDTDARRPTHIRILGIDRYGCDLFESGTRNRFTFDKPKLDVQDLKAALIDCFERHA
- a CDS encoding MFS transporter, whose translation is MSDSTSASSARESNPSLALHRSLPQATRQRARYATMAVFFIAGMMYASWGVHVPTVRDKFALSPGMLSLALFAVAGGSIFAMLTTGSWIARAGTRTACMAGGIAMTVCGALILVVPSFWLLLIVLAVFGAGMATLDVAMNAEASAVEEALGRPIMSSLHGMFSIGGMAGAAIGGALIAHGLAPAAHLALAAGASLVVLLASMPSVLPHVPHHEAHAKASSSNRWRSAALWALGGMALVALIAEGAMYDWATVYMRDVVEASPSLSSAAYAAFSGGMAAGRFGGDAVRARFGAPQLVFGSAGLAFVGMVMALVFPNAVVTMTGFTLMGLGLANMMPVLFAAAARVEGVTAAEGLAQVAGLAYFGLLLGPVLIGGVAQVSTLPIGLCVVAACCAAIALIGPRILRRLKI
- a CDS encoding branched-chain amino acid ABC transporter substrate-binding protein, giving the protein MNTKLHKVLPISAAAVLFATLATSAAADQVVKIGHVAPLTGGIAHLGKDNENGARLAVEEINAKGLTIGGQKITLQLDPQDDAADPRTATQVAQKLVDDKVVAVVGHLNSGTSIPASKIYSDAGIVQISPSATNPTYTQQGFKTTYRVVATDAQQGPALANYAAKSLKVKSVAVVDDSTAYGQGLANEFEKTAKSLGLKVVSHDATNDKAVDFRAILTKIKGENPDAVMYGGMDATGGPFAKQAKQLGLRAKVLAGDGVCTEKLADLAGDATDNVVCSEAGMALEKMEGGQAFAAKYQKRFGQPIQIYAPFTYDAVYIIVDAMKRANSADPAKILAAMPNTDYKGVIGQTTFDSKGDLKHGVISLYDYKAGKKTLLDVVKM
- a CDS encoding dienelactone hydrolase family protein, with amino-acid sequence MTVTVTSRWIDIPADGGSFQGYLALPKTGKGPAVIILQEIFGVNSHIRSVADQYAADGYVALAPDVFWRTQPRVELGYEGADREKAMELLQKTDVDSAVADVGAAAKALRALPEVSGQVAAIGYCFGGRLAYLAAAQGSVDAAVAYYGGGIQNQLDKADQVKAPIQFHYGELDAHIPADAVDAVRQRFASRADSELYVYPAADHGFNCGDRASYNAKASALAHGRTLTFLGQHL